Sequence from the Cydia splendana chromosome 10, ilCydSple1.2, whole genome shotgun sequence genome:
TATTGTTAGGATCCATTTGGTTAATTTTGAAGGAGTTAGTACACAAAGGCAACATTTCCAGGACCACTAATCATCCGACCGAAAGCGATGTGCAATTGTGCACCATTCTGGAAATGCTCCTTTTGAGCACAATCACTATTATCTACACTACGTTGTTatgtaattgaatataatttggcAAAATGTTCCTTAAAATGTTGATATGGTTTCGAAAAATTAGTGTCGGTATTCACGATGGGGAGTAcagagtaaaataaataatattaatatgaatTCAGCAAGAACATTTGTCATTGATATctatttttttcatgatttccaGAGAAAAACATTAACTCATACTAAAAAagtttatgaatgaatgaaaaatatttattttgaggCAAATATTGGCTGTTTCTTAAATCTTAGATCCTTAAAAACTAGCATGCatattatacaatacaatattattaCCTGTCTTAAAAACTAAAGCACACactatggctgcgatgcatttgGCAACCCCGCTGTGTCATGACATTACTATAAATATATGATTTATGATCTCTCTTCTTTATTTCCGCCGCGTAGAATTGGTACTATTTGGTACCCTCATACAAATATAGTACATAGCACTCCCCATTTTACCTAAATATACTCTGtatctgtaggtatttaaataaaagtaaacaaacaatttgtaaattttcgggtagttataacatttattggttaaccaaccaaatacaaaaccgcctggatcagacACTGAACGACGTGACTTCAACCTATATTATTTGATcaagtaatgttttcatctaccctcaactggcttcggtttaaagatatttatttttatttctcatacgaaattacatttcacttacacgagaaatatatgtataactaactaaatattatttaaatttataaacagtGAGCTCGGACATAGGTACATACCAGTTTGGGGTGCATTATTAATAATCAGCATGCAGCAGGCACATCACTTATtaacatgtaggtatataacATCACCTATTACCACTACATATAGTTTACAATATCTACTTAATACGTTTAACGTTACGATTACGTTTTAATTACTGTTACATTTACATTACGGTAACACGCTCAAAGAATTCGTCGCTTAAGTagctatttgagggtagattttgtttacttttatttaaatacctaaagactaTTATAGTCTTAGCACACAAATTCGCCCGTAGGTATATGTCTGGTTGTTAGCGAAACATAGTACCTAAGTTTTGTCTTCAGGGTCATGGGACAAAAATAACAATAGCTGAAATGTGTACTAAGGAAATAATTATACGCGACAACGAAAAAGAGGTTAAGCCTTTACaaggcagagggaatatatttcccacccaattttgaattttatatcaAAGAGAAGAGAatagggttcaattttgcataattcctGACAGGCTTATGCCTTTTAAAGGGTTAAGTAAAAATTAGacacattttatatattatgaATTTCCTACCTAATTGCATTTATTGTCATGTCTAGACTATACGGCCgctgcttataagatgtcacagcgttATAGTGTcaacaaaagtgacgtttttggttgaagaaatgtcacttttgacactgacagatcggtatcatATTGCTGTGATATCTTATAGGGACTTCCGGTttgagcgccatcttgatagtcACGCGTCGTGATCAATTCCTTTGTTTATTGCTCATTagtattgtttaaagtgtaatatcgatagcctattatacagtaaactaatgtcgtagtgtgcagtgaatggagaattaatcttgaagcgCGTTTAACtaccattttggagtcaacggctgGCTCCACGTGCTTCTTGTAAAGgtgctatcgctttacaagagcgaataaaatcaccgtacaccgtcttgtactaaccgtacaatttcaatcgtattaCCTTGCAACTAcgaccttgatactggcgaaatagccccactgggctgaagccataattttaaaagaatgaatgaatgaatgatatcTTATAGGCACGTAGGCACTAATTGTTCGAATATGGCCTTATATTTATAGTGGTGTTCCCAGTTAAGCTATTGAAACGAATATTTTTTCAATTACCTATTAAAATTTTGCACCTTAGGCAATTTTTTATTGAAAAGTTCTATAtcttaaaaattttttttaggtctctgttaaaaattatgtaattttaaattaaattatgtaattttacatgcaaaaaaattacataatcctgtaaaattcccgaaaaatctggtaaatttcccagatttttcgggaattttacaggattatgtaatttttttgcatgtaaaattacataatttttaacagtgatACCACTTCTTAGGTAATTCACGCGGCTGGTAAAATGCGTCTTGCAATTTTAGTAAAAAAACCCTTAGGTCGCATGGTCCGATTGACTACTCCGATCAATCGGAatacgaatatttttttttcctgttGGCTCGATTGATCGGACTATAAGGACTTCTCAAATCCTGTCATCGGAGTAATGGGATTTTAAAAGTTCGTCTAGTTCGATCGATCGAACCACGAGAGCTTGAAAAATCCTCTTAAAATCCGATcacacaatttttatttttcctgtttgtCCGACcggtagttttatggttaatTTTGTAATCTAAGTGTTTTCTCACTTTCGACGCGGAATTTTACTACCACGAAATAGTGATTTCGAGGGAAAGATCTAACAAATAATCTTAAGAGCCCTTAATCTCTAAAAACTGCTCATTGATTTAGCCTGTATTCTTTgataatagtttatttttactctgagGCAGACGCTACAGTGATTTACGCTAACTACTAACAACATCataatttacttttattatggtctaaactgtaataaattgattaaaactTACATGAATGGTAATCGTTCCGCggcatttttgtttttttattacagcATGTCCATACTGACGGCCcttttttatacgttttatttTTATGGTATTGATGCCCTTTATTCAGTAGTACGCAACCTCCTTTACGGCGTAAGAATACAATTTTGTTGTGATCTATTTCCTCCATCTTCCGTCCGTCCGGTTCAATAAATTGACATTGATCAGATCAGATGTTGACATTATGAACTGACATCGCATCAAATAAAATATAGAAAAGTTTATCAAATGCCAATGTCTAGTACTTAATGAGTTAAGATTAGATAACCTTTATGTGTCATCCGGACTAAGCAAAATATCAAGTCTACGGTTATGTCCTTCGAGcagaagggaggcggcattcgcactatttcccctctgccgaggtacaagattagcgcgtcaatctaatctagcgcgggtaataaaactagttgcacttggatttttcactagaccgagtccagacgcgcgcgtgaacactgctgcacaaaaatgcctgtttgctcggttttttgttataaaaagaggtcggggacatcaaatttacaaaaagaaagtgttacatttcacatgtaatatttttttttacatatcatacgtttaattacattcaaacacaattattatattttagtctcatgtaattgttggatttatcgattttcctcgctcagtacaaattgcggatcggtcgagcgacaaatccgacttctcatctctcagaatacaataacatacttcaacgaaaatgtgttagtgtgcgtgttgtgacacttgtcactcgtccgtacacaaaaagagatcgaggtttgcaagatttgtctttgacgtgtgtcattttctatgtatttgtgtcgtcattacagattgaattctgtatgtaagtgtgtgagaagtacgactgtgtgcacctttcccccccgcgaaaaatggcagaaagatttgtacggtgagatatcgcttgggcccctcccttccgatgtgtcggaagccggtgttgctcgaaggttatgTCCGATCAATCGATCCAACAGGAAGAAAAAACGACCTCGTGGTTCGATCGATCGAACTAGACGAACTTTTAAAATCCCATTACTCCGATAGTAGGACTGACAGGATTTGAGAAGTCCTTATAGTCCGATCAATCGAGCCAACAGGAAAAAATAATATTCGTATTCCGATTGATCGGACTAGTCAATCGGACCATGCGACCTAAGGGTAAAAAACAGCGtagtttttttaaaatatttattatacttaacAATAAACAAATCAATCGCACACAGGCAAGCCTTGGATGAATGCGATGTTAACCATAAGtagataagtacctaataacttTTACCCACCGCGTAAGTTAAGTGGTAGTTCTACATATATCTAACTTTTAGGGTACCGtaccttaaaaggaaaaaagACGGATACTGTACAAGTGTacaggatcactcgtgtgtcatgttttttttgtttttaacgtGACACTTTTATTCTGTCGGCTCAAATTTTTTGAAACTTTTATTCTATCATCTCAATTTTTTTGAGCTGTCTTTAGCATGTCGCATTACAGAATTATAACATTAGTAAAATTCTACTTTATTTCTAGTACTTAGAGTTCATAGTCTTTAAAATAAGCTTAATTATCGGACTAAGgttacaatataataattcacgagggctgatatttgcttgtagtttcatacaaaattttaaggattgtagaccttattaaccttaaataccttaaatagttatgagccgtagcaaaatgccgggataacgcgaggaagaagattaaCCTTACATAcggaaacattttttttagttaaattatcACTCATTGTATTGTACATATATACCGATTATCATCATCGAGAGGTCGACGCCGAtcacttttagtttttttttttcgtttttttgtaaataaactgTAACTTACATGGAAAACAGCGAACAACACACAGCCTCTGAACATGGTGACGAATGACGCCGGTGCGCGGACACACCGTTTTATACCACCATCGTAAGGTCAGCCATTGTGAGGTGTCGCCATAGAGGAAGCCGATGGGTAATTGACGGTGTTTTAATGCTAGTCTGGATCTTAATCTGATATTGGTTGCAAAGGTTTAAAGTGTTCCGTGATGTTATTGCACATGTATTACCTATGTAATGTAATATCTCTTAAAATCTAAAATAGGACTGCACAGGACACGTTTGTCATATGCCGGATGAGCAGTGGGCTAAAACAGCCACCAGTTGGTAtgcgggactcaaactatcttcaTACCAAAGTTAGGTCAACGCCTCCGAGAAAAAAGCGGCGACCCCAGGTCCGGCGCATATTTAGTCCAGCATATTTCGCTGGCTGTTCAAAGACTTCAAAGAGGCGTGCCAGCAGCGTGCTAGGCACATTTACCCGGGTACCTACCTATCGACCCTATTCTATAAATTTCTATAatattactttttatatttgttatataaatacctaaataattttggattgaaaaaaaaatactcttaatCTTATTATCttgatttaattaaagaaagtttttttaaattggtaTGTGTTTTTCTTCAAAATGGTGTTAATATGATAGGTACGTTTTTAGCCTATTAGTGTATCCCACTGCTGCGCAAAGGcctctttcccgccacttgGCTCTGTCCAATGCACACTCCCGCTACTCCACACAGAATGTATCGAggttgtcccgccatctccgtttgaaTCTTCCTCTGCCATGAGATCCGTCCTGTGGAATCCAGTCCGTTGCTACTTTGGCCCAGCGCTCTGGGTGCCATAAGGTAGGTACCATAAATTtattcggcatccccgattaatacgaaaacgataccaaacttggcctagcaGCTTAAACGATGTACTTATCCAGTTGAAGTTGAGAGCCCTTCctaataaaatatatcaaaaatctTACTGGCTCCACTTCCTAAATTCATCCTTGGATCCTAAGGAGCAATCCTGCCTCAGGAAATATTTGGTTCGCGAAACGCCGTATTTCCTGTGGCAGGATTGCTCCTTAGGCTTCCTACCGTAAAACGCTCACTATAAATAAGTTATTAACTAAACCTAATAAGAATGAATGAAtcagagcgctggtggcctagtggtaagagcgtgcgactttgaATCCCGAGGTagcgggttcaaacctcggctcgtaccaattAATGAGTtcttacgaaatatcatttgatatttaccagttgcttttcggtgaaggaaaacatcgtgaggaaaccggacaaCTTAATCctaataaggtctagtttaccctctggtttggaaggtcagatggcttcgtaaaaactagtgcgtacgccaattctcggcattagttgccaagcggaacctaggctcctatgagccgttgcaaaaaatgccgggataacgcgaggaagatgttATTTAAGAATGAATGAATCAATTATTCCAACCAACATTGAACAAGAGTACTTACTTATATCtttattatcattcattatATGACAAGAATACATTGAGTGATGATGTCTAATTAATATGATAATTATGATTCAAGTCACAACTGAGACGCCCTGATTGAGACACAATGATTGACAACGAGACGAAGTTATGCAGTAATATGTTTAGTATATAATATGTAGAAAGAGCAAATGTAACGAGTACAAGTCATAAAGGCTCGTtaagaatcaacgttaaaaatTGGACCATAGTTTTACTTAAGGACTATAGTTAATACCTGATTTTAATGTTTTGGttttgatatttgtttttttttttgttggcaGTGGGTAAGCGGAAGCACGGTGGTCAGCACCTGCGCTACAAGGACGTGCTCAAACGGCATCTGAGCGCTTGCGCTATCGATCCTGAGCGTTGGGAGGAGCTTGCTGGAAGAAGGTCATCTTGGCGTTCTACCATCCATAACAGTGTCAAAATGTTTGAGGATAACCGCCTCACAAGCTTAGACACAAAACGCCAGTTACGGAAAGAGAGACCTAAGCCCTCCTACGTGTACACGCTCAACGCTGCTGGCCAACTTTATTGTCACGTGTGCAATAGAGTATTTAAGACCAAGTTCGGCCTGGCCAGCCACATAAGGGCTCACGCTAGACAACGTCCATGATGTGTAAGTAAATTATATCGCCAAAACATCGTTAAGCTCCGACTCTTAAATTtgaaggtacctacctaaacatgAGAACAAACTAGAAGAACACGTATGTTTTTCTCTGCAAATTTATTGAAGTAAACATGATTACTATTTATTATGATTACTATAATGATTACTACTTATATATAAGATAAATAGAGTTAAAGTAGCAACTGAACAGTgactaaatgattatgattgtGAAAAATATCTTCACGGAAACTTTAAGCGTAACTGCGCCTGACGCATAATTAAGCGAAACTATTTTCCTGGACAATATCAATTCATAAACCAGTAAAGTGTGAACTCTGGTGACGTATAGTTGATATGAATATCCAGGTCACAGTTCTATAGTTTTTCTGAGGCGATATTCTTGGTTATCATAATGCTAGACCAGCACAAGACTGACATTTAACCCTAACGAGTGTTACTATTCAGCATACAAAAGATATAACTGACTTATATGTCCTATTAAGAAATGCCTCTTTTTCTGAATGGGGCAGAGGAAAAATATGTCGCACGAAGTCACTAACGAGGATGAAACTAATGATAGTAATGATCTATTTCATTAGCTTGCGTAAATGCGTTTGAGTAGGCTTTTGCTTCATTCTGAATAACTGACGAATATAAACGAGTATAATGATTATATACAGatgtagtaaaataattaatttccgtcatattttctcggaaacgttcgtatttgtcatgcaaCTTCAGTcaactcagtactttttgtactgaaactgactaaaatagcaatttaagacacgttcgtacgtttccgtgaaaaaacgatgaaaaataattatgcactacatctgcagGCACCTATTGTTTGTATGAAAGTCTTGtctattgttattatttaatattatcgCTAAAAGTAGGTGCAAATGTCCTGTgaatgctttttttttcagatatgcTACAAACGGAATGAAGTACTATCGGACAACTTGATTGCTGACCTGATCCAATGTGAAACATTTACTAGGTCATTGGCATTAAGTACATTGACGTAAAAAGtgaaattattatgaaaacgtTATATGGTGGGTCACAAATCAGTTCGATTGTAAGTGATGTACGCTTTTGCATAATTTCTGACTGAAATTATGAAGTTAACACATAATTGCCGCAACGACTTATGGACCGTtgtttattcttattttttgctttagataaaaaaatatacagagAACTAAACtaacaattaaatataaattctaAGTAATTATCCCTTTTTGGCACATGAATATGATCTcctagtaaggtaaacgtactagtgctcgacatgctaatgcccaatagatgatacCTTGCTGTCACTTCTATTGACAATtgacaagtacttacctaaagTTTCAAGATGGCATGTACTGGGAcggcgtcgagcaccagtacgtttacctttaACTTATAACCCGATGTAAAACATTTTTGGCATTCTTTCATTAAAAACAATGTCATAACGTGATGCGTCTCCATTCAAGTAtcctaaataacttaaaaaatattcatgttctttgtttgtaaataaatggtcTTGTGAGAATGAGAACCGTTGTGTCTTATGACTTATGAGGTTCAATACACATTTTAACAAACCAATATAACaacggcaagttaaataaaagcttatacTTAGTAAGCATTATTATAATTATCGTCAATtacatacttaaaatatttacTAACATGCCCATATTTTAAAAGCTGGCTAAACTTAGCTAATACAACGCTATAAACCGCAACACCAAGATGACTAGGCGTTGCAAATCTAGAACCTTGACTAAACCTTATTCTAAAACAATTAATTTGTCATCAGACATGCATTCATCTTAAATCGAGCCGTAACATACTACAGAACTGATTCAACTAGCATAGTAAACCTTATTTCCGTGCTCGAAGGTTTAGAATTGGTCAGCTATCAGTTCAGACGGTCTTAAAAATTACTGAGCGCTTTTAGAACCTTGTCATTGTTTGAGCTGACATATCCCAACCACGGCATCGACCAAGGCGTTTCACGCGTCACAGTGACAAAGTACTGAAATTCCCACAACCATGCACTTTATATATGTAAAAACTAGATGGTGTAGTCATAGCTTGTTGGTAAgcataaaaataattcaacaaTGCGTCTCTTacctaaaaacttatacagaagacatgacaagtgatggaattttcaaaaatatgatGAATCTCGTATGAGCGCAATTAACCTACTCACAAATGACAAGTTTCTTAAAATTTGTCTTGGAGGTAACCAGGGCCTACCTACtattattactaatttattatttactgaCTTGTAAAACATTGacttttatcaataaatatattGTATCTTGTATCTTGTAAAAGTATTAAGTGTAGGTTAACTGTAGGGCAAGATAACTcgttaaaaaaattaactatacCGTAAGTTAACCATGATTCCCGATTATTTAATGTAGAGATGTAAACTTTGCCGTTTCACACCAATATttgaattataatatttaaaactttcgcgttttgaacacatatagACGGgcctatcgcgaatttattttatttttatttactgacgtttcgacacaggttacAGGTTACAGGTTAGCCgtgaccacgaccagtgaaacgtGTGTCGAAAcatcggtaaataaaggtaataaaataaattcgcgataaacCCGTCTATATTCTTTTTCATAAAACAGAGTTGGATTGGTAATTTATGTACAAACCTACCTTTTTCCGTAGTCATACACTGTCCGGATGCGGCGTCCACGGTCTAAGAATCAGTGTCGGGGCCTTGCGTTGACAATTACACGTTGGCTGGCCAATGGGGTCAACGGCCGGAGATAATTCTAAGATAATGGCGAGTTAATTAATGTGAGGTTCATTTGGGATAGAGGTCAGTATGGTGGTAAGGTCGGACTGACCAGGgcctactctgtatctttaggtatttaaataaaagtaaacaaataattagtacattttcggctagttataacatttattggtttacATAGTAATGATTACAGCTAAAAGATACAGTGTATAaaattggttggttaaccaaccaaatacaaaaccgcctggatctgtcactgaacgacctgactttaacctacattatttgatcatgtaatgttttcatctaccctcaattgGCTTAAGGAGACATTTGaggatagattttgtttacttttatttaaatacctaaagatatagacTATAGTCAAGGTGACAAACGTAGATTGACAAACTCCAAAGTCcaaatgaaaagaaaaatattatcgggatgacagatgctacgaaaagtcacatgactatttccatacattgttTGGAGCATATGCACCGCACTCGAGAGGGCATTTTGCACGTCAGTAAGTAACGTTtgcaaataaatcaataaattatCGTGTTGTCAGAATAAGGTATTTGCACTTAGTATTTGTAAACTGGTATTTAATCATACTCGTAATAATACCTTAAAGGATTACtcgcgctagaccgggccgtgcccgggccgagacgttcgacatgtaattttctatgacggctgatcggtgatcacgtggtgctttccatagaaaacggagcgctcggccccggcccggtctagcgtgagtcatcctttactctgGCAACTCGAAAATTTATTCATTTAAGTATTTGCTAATTTCTAAACGCGCCCGCAAAATGCCCCTTGAGTGTGGTGTATGGTTAGGAGGgtcgtgattctgagtggaaatattattaaaaaatccaAATCTAAAGTGAAAGTTgggggtacaactttaaatagaaatgcccaggTGTCCATTGTTATCGTGGTGAAATAGGCGCCTGGCGGCATCGCTGTCATGCACATAGCCAATAACAATGTAGTCATTTTATTACTTGAGCTAATTACCTTTAGATTATACTTCTTCCTTATCCTGCGACCAGTAATTTAGTATTGCACTGCATAATTAGTTAATTAGCTTACTGAGGTAAGGACAATACAAGGTAGGGTAAATGTACAATTGTGTAACGCAATGTCATCAATGAGGACATTAGACATATGGCATATCCAGTAGACATGTACAATTTTTGTGTTATGTGTGTGACACATCTGCGACCAAGCAGAAAGAAAGAGCTGAGTCAATTTTGATGAATTAAGTGCAAATTGTTTGGTGACCttaatatacttactatactCTTTGACATAGGCTACATTTTAATCTAtataaaaggaggaggttacatattaaaaaaaaacgtagtCGATTAAATTCCAATCGTATAACTTGTTACTAAATTGTACCTACTTCATAAGTTATTTGCAACAAAAGAAGTACATGATTATTTATCAGTGCTGAAAACaggagaaataaaataaaatattaagaatatttagatttattaatttagaattttaaataatttcgaCGGAGATTTACTACTGTTGATGTTGCTCAAATAAATACTCTTATCTAAGTATGTGCCTTCGTTTAGCATTTCCAAGATGATTCCGGACatttctgaaagaaaaaaaatacaacaaataaggaatagtttttttttacgtacTTACCTATGCATATTTAATTAACTTCTATTATGAGTCATAATGTCATAATTTATGACATACGGATATGTGGACAGGATGTCGACAATTTTTAAGTGTATAGgtattaaggtgacattcggatagCAACTGTTGCGGCGTTACAGCTGCGGCCTTGACACGGGTGATGTGAACGTTCTAATCGCTACAGTAATGCGGCTGCGAACGCcactcatttttttttataccacttcggtggcaaacaagcatacggcccgcctgatggtaagcagtcaccgtagcctatggacgcctgcaactccagaggtgttacatgcgcgttgccgaccttttaaaaacctgtacactccttttttgaagaaccccatactgtagaccctcgggaaaacctcggaagggagctcattccacagccggagcgtccgcggaaggaaattcctcttaaatcgcacagtacgcaTAAACCTAGTAGTAGTGTGGTAGTTGTagtttatcaaggaaattgacggAGACATCTAGCGGTGTGAGGCGTAAACTATCGCCGATACAGTGGCGTTACTCTTGAATAGGACTACTACTAGCACCATCTGTTGACGAATAACGATAAAACACGTCTCTTCTAAAAAATGTAGTTTTGGTAGACATACCTTCAACATAGCGATGCCAGTGCAAGTAAAGACATCGTACGCCTTACAGGAGTAGTCAAGGTACTGTCTCAAGTCCTTGTCGACGCAGTCGGTTATAGCTCGGTCGACGGCTTGCGACCAGCCACTGTTTGCCTCTGACCATTTCTTCAGGTGAGCGCGATACGCCTCTTTGTTGAGAGTGTTTTTATCGATGAGGAAGCCTGACTTTTCAAAGACGCATTGGATGTCGTTGcactggaaaaaaaattattctTATGCTTTGGTGCCAACATGCGCATTATTTTATACGTTACAATATGACGCAGTACTGTACGCAATGGAAGAACTCTTTCGATATTTTTTAAGGAATTAATGGAGGAATAGAAATCAACCTTTCAGGACAAAGCAGTATTGATCTCGTAGATAACAACCCATAAGGGCCTTGTGTCGAATATATACTATGATTACACCTGTgtgtatattttattacagtttattgCCGGAAATATGTTGTAATGCGTTTATTATTACTCATTGTCAATTGTTGACGAACATTTTATTGAACCATGATCCTTGATCCTTGgtctataaatataaaatatatagataaataattatatcTGGGCAACAATTAAAGATTATCAAGTTCTTATTGAGACGTGattcattgtatatttttagataaaatatgcgcgaattatatttgttttatcACTAACATAAATATGTTGTTATTTACTTTAACGGGACCCAATAATTTATCTTTTTCCGAGACCATGTGGACAAGGACTTCCTCAAAACGTCGAAGgtaattttaaagtttaaatattcGCGATGAAGTCCTGTTAAAGCACCTAAATAataatttgtgatttttttcttgttttagtttaaataaacttgttgtaataaaaaaatggttgtctgtaaagtcggtttacggacgataattttgcgtgataacgtcataagaaaacattgatgaaaaattgcataatttggccgtaacgttaccatgga
This genomic interval carries:
- the LOC134794130 gene encoding uncharacterized protein LOC134794130 — encoded protein: MFKIFALFLICSIVNADLLQQQRRKGATLKPLSACCDIPELGDSKHLAECSNPKLPGPCNDIQCVFEKSGFLIDKNTLNKEAYRAHLKKWSEANSGWSQAVDRAITDCVDKDLRQYLDYSCKAYDVFTCTGIAMLKKCPESSWKC